Below is a window of Candidozyma auris chromosome 3, complete sequence DNA.
TTGCGTCATGGTTTGTACAACTATCTATACTACCACGCCTGGACGAAGGCAAGAGACTTGATGTTCGACAGTCAGTGCATTCCAGGCATCCTCCAAAAGAGATGCTGGACAACAACGGTAGTCAATGTCTTCTTGACACTTCTCGGGAGCTTACAATTCATAACCTGTCTCTGGATGTACTCTATTCTTAAAGTGTTGAATAAAGTCATACACGGTGACAGCGCAGATGATGTCCGAagcgatgaagatgactcGGACGTGGagagtgaagatgacagCAAAACTAACCAAACTCCTGAAACGACAGATGAAGACGTAACCGAAAAGGTAGATCAGGAATCTAATACTCACGCGCAAAACGACTCGTGAAGATTTCATATATTTATAATCTACAGTGGTGATCATCGCTCATAATGCCAAACTCGAATAGAGGCAGACCACCATCACGGTGACTCCCCAAATAGTAAGACATAAGCCTAACACCTTTAAAATTCTCTCGAGGCTGCTTGGGTCATCTGATTCAGAGCCAATCAATTTATAACCAAAGAGACCTGGCAAGATAAACGAGATGGCAGTAGAACCGGTCGCGCCAACGACAGCTAAAACGAGGGCGAAGGATTTGATGCTTATAGCAGCCGTGTAACCAACCAAAAGGAGAATAGCTGTTATTGCATAGAATGTGGAGTCTGGGAATGGAACGAGGTAAGCCTTGTTGTTGGGAATAAGTGGTGAAGTTTCGTCATGGTCTTGATCGGGTGGTAGAAGTAAACTGTTTGATTCACCATTGGCAGCATGTGTGGTTTTGCCAAAGACATTTACCAATGTCCAAAAATAGATGTTATTTACAGAAATTCGGGCTGGATGGATCATCAACGGGAAAGAAAACACGACCATGAAAACAATAGCGAAGCGTCCTAATGTTGTGGAAACAGCATTAGGGTACAGTAAAACAACGTTGCCGTTGACAAGATCACCAAATGTAAGATAGCCGGCGACTCCGACGATAATAAATAGAATGCCCAGAATAATGACTGCAAGGTTGACCAATGTACTGAGAGACGAAAGTGACTTGTTCCTGGCCTCATTGATGATAGAGAACATGTTCTGGTGGCCCGTAAAGGCAAACACGACAATGGAGAATGTTGAAAAGATACCAGTGACAGACTGAGGGAAAAGCGAGACTTCACCTTTGTAAGAGGCTGGCACACTCCCTAAAACAAACTGGGCAACAACGAGCACAGCGACATATCCAATAGCCGCAAGCCCAAGTACCGAAGTGTATTTGAGGGAGTCAAGATTCTTAAGAAACGAAAGCGGGACACACAAGACGGCCGATGAAAGGGTCCAGAACTGCTTATAGTTTTCTCTGCTGATAAACAGTACTTCTGTTATGATCGTTGGCATCAAATCTCCAATCAATACCAAATATGAAATGGCACACCCAAAACACTGTGTTGCAATAGCTATGTCGAAAACGACGCTTAGCGTCGGGTAGGTGATCGAACAtaggttgaagaaggttgcATGGCCCGTAGGAACGTACTTAGAAGTGTAAACTTGCAAAAACAATCCATACCCGGAAGTAACTCCTGCAAGAACTATCATGAGGATTCCACATATCAAGCCGTCTGTGGAAAATGCAAAAGGGATGGACAAGAGGCCAGCACCAGCGATAGTTTTTAATAAACTAACGAGAGAGGATTTCTGCGAGGCAGACAGAGTAAGTTCGACCATTTCCGAGTCACCGTTAGGAAAAGTAACTAGTGTGGAGCACTGCTCATTGCGCGGGAAACTAGACACTCTTGACCTCATGTGCGCCACTTCTCCATATAATTTCTTTTGTTAGTGTGTCTCACACTGTTGTGTCGCGTACAAACACGCTCTTTATCAAGTTTGACAGTAACACCCgagctttttcttcaaaaacttcgATGTCAGTGCCACCTGAGCTAGTGGCACGAGTGTTTCACGATGTTGCCTTTCAAAAACCCGAGACTCGGATCACCGCTTCAACTGTGGCGCTCTCAACGGAATACATGCGACTCTTCATTAGTGAGGCCGTTGAAAGGGCGAACGATGTTCGTGCCAAAGAGGTTCCCCCAACGGCAATTGATGGAATAAATAACGTCGAAGCAGAGAACGAGCAGCCACTGCAAGGTTATGATCAATTTGGAGACACATCGATGGAGGAAGATGAACCTGAGATACAAGAAGAGGATAAGCTACCACCCGCTTCTGGCACGACCACTTTAGA
It encodes the following:
- the AVT7 gene encoding Avt7p; this encodes MIVLAGVTSGYGLFLQVYTSKYVPTGHATFFNLCSITYPTLSVVFDIAIATQCFGCAISYLVLIGDLMPTIITEVSFISRENYKQFWTLSSAVLCVPLSFLKNLDSLKYTSVLGLAAIGYVAVLVVAQFVLGSVPASYKGEVSLFPQSVTGIFSTFSIVVFAFTGHQNMFSIINEARNKSLSSLSTLVNLAVIISGILFIIVGVAGYLTFGDLVNGNVVLSYPNAVSTTLGRFAIVFMVVFSFPLMIHPARISVNNIYFWTLVNVFGKTTHAANGESNSLLLPPDQDHDETSPLIPNNKAYLVPFPDSTFYAITAILLLVGYTAAISIKSFALVLAVVGATGSTAISFILPGLFGYKLIGSESDDPSSLERILKVLGLCLTIWGVTVMVVCLYSSLAL